GGCTCGtttgagatggccaaattctgcgcagaaccgatcaccggtgatcagcgCGAGATGCATGCCGGTAAGAAATGTGTCCGTGTTACGTCCGCCTTGCTCTGACGTCATGCTGACGTGTGTCAAAAAACTCTCGCGACGGCCAGGCGGCTGTGTCGGATTCTTCAGTCGGGCGCAGTTGCTCTCCACCGACTGCGCTGATGAAAAGCACGATGGGAAACAACTTGCTGACGACACAGCTTAAATGCTCATTGGGCGAGAATGTCAGctgatatcttttttcttaagtgTTCCATTAATAAGTCCATTAACTGAAGTAGGTTTGAGATgtatatgtggaaaaaacacacctatGTGAAATATATAGTCCTCATAACCACCTTGATGTACAAGCAGTGGCAATTCAATTGCATAGATTTCATCTGCTataaaaagcgcttttttattaaagtataacaaaacattacaaaacaagatggtATACAGTTTGCATTCAAAAACAGacgagaaaaaataataaaagttaatacaaaccaaacaacaaaaacaaaaaaagaaagaaaaaaaatctaaattgtcAATCCATCAATgttaataaattcaaaacaagaaatattatttatattatcgaataagtctaacaaaattccagctttttattatttgcctttgacagcatttttaaatattgtctacaaacaattagaaaaaatacatttgggaattaaattcttagctaacaaaagtaagttattaatataaaaaaaaaaccttgacctcctttttcacagtttccatattacatttgttttataattcacaacattttactcatttaaccacaattattgcactttgtccaggaattaaagaaaaatatgctctgAAAAAATAGGGTCTGTTTTCTGGAAATtagttacagaatttacacataggaactccccagaaggataaatatcacatacaattttgaaatgcattttttgggggggataaactgtaaacttgaaATAGGAGGTTCTAAGTTTAAGCATTCGTTTGTCAAAGAACATGTCTAAATTATTTCGTACAGCCTTGACATGGTTGAGAGTTTGTCTAATATACGATTTAtaacatttctcacttttaaactcGTCTTCTCTTCAGGCGAGGCGAGGTGCGTCTCAAACAAGCCTAactattcattcattatttcgtatgtaatgtttactgtatacttacatttgttaatttcgTGACGCATCAGTTCTATAATtgattaatgcagtggagcgccacaactccgcctactcgcggtgagtgTGCAtcgttctgcacttcgaatttctatcggaagtagtagaccatcctggaatctttggaatactattttcagAAGTAACTATaatgaaataacagaaaaaataagagtaatcccttactttagaGAAGTAAAtatattacagtaactaattacttagtaactcaCGCAACACTGATGatgaagtatttaaaaatattaaacggACAGTTAAAAAACTCTGGGATAACAGGGAGGACACAATAATCACAGGGTGGACAACAAAAAAACCAAGAACAATATTTGCATATCATTCTGAACATATTTTTACTGATTATCAAAATGAATCTTGTGAAATATTGTAGCAGGACCTCAAACGTGCAGTTAGTTACAGACATCACTCATCTGAAACAGTTCTCAACACTTCCATCAGTCAGCAAtagagttatttatttattatttaactgATGCAAGTGACACAAGACCCTTTTTACAGAAACATTAGAAATTCGCACCTTAGTAAAATGTCAcgaaagaataaaaaatgtaaggaAGAAGAACCTGAGGGAATAAAATCATCATCATTAGTCTGTTCTTCCTCCGATGTGGAACATTGCCGTTTCTACATGTTGTGGTGAAAGTTGTCACAACGTTCTTACAATGTTACGTTTGGAATTTTAAACAACCAGCACACGGCATCTGCTGAAGCGtaaaaatataaaccatttCAATTTCAAGTGACCGTTCGGCGTCAGTCCGTAAATATTAAATTCAGACAAATCAAggctgggtttcccgaaaccttcttaacgctacgtcatTCTTAAGTTAAACCTGAAGAGTGGTagcgatatattcttaagaatgACATAGTGATATGAAGGTTTCGGGAACCCCAGCCCAACTCATTAATAAGATTATGGCAAGTCATAATAAAACTGCACACATTGTTCTCAAGTTCCTGCACTGTTGAACACGTAGTAGAGGCGGCTCAACGCTTGTCAGAAGCTTCTAAATCAGTGAGATTTTCCTGCATGATATTATAGTCGTATACGGTTATTGGTTAAATACACCAGACATACAGTGATAATACAGTATAACAGCCAATGTGATAGTCAATATAAATCATGTACACACAGTTTGAGCAATTACAAAATCATCACATTTACAGACTCAAAGTCGACAACCTTTTCTACTTTGGTTAGAATGTTCTCTATTAGTCCATGCCaagagtaataataataataataatatgcataataataatgtttcatTCGCATGAGAAATGTATTAACTTACAATTGATGTCCGCCCCTGAATGATTCAGACTGATCCTTTCTTGCACAGATCCCAGAAAACTGATTTTAAGACAACAAGAATGAAAGTGAAAGAGGCTGTAAATAAAACTAGTAAAAGACGCTATGATGATTCCAGTGCAGTTTGTTCTTCAGCATGTTTCTTCTGGTGAGCTCGAAGACTTCCTAACTGAGTGAATCTCTCTCCACAGATGGAGCAgtgataaggtttctctccagtgtgaactctctcatgGAGTTTCAGGACATCTAATCGAGCGAATATCCtgtcacactgagaacatttgTGTAGCTTTTCTCCAGTATGGGTTCTCTGGTGATTCAATAGAATGTCAAGTCGACTAAAACTCTTCTCACAAACACTGCACTgatgaggtttctctccagtgtgaactgcTTGATGAACGCTAATAGAACTGGGCGTGGAAAAGCTCTTTCCACAGTGAGAGCAGaggtaaggtttctctccagtgtgagttctctcATGGGGTCTCAGCTGAAATTTGTGACGGAAGCgtttatcacagtgtgaacactgatagaGTTTCTCCTCAGAGTGTATTTTTTGGTGCGACTTGAGACAACCTGAATCCCTGAAGCCTTTTCCACAATCACTGCACTCATACGGTCTCTCATCGGTGTGTATGCGCACATGTCTCTTCAGATGAGTTTTACGGCCGAATCTCTTGTCACAGTGAGGACACGTGTGtggcttttctccagtgtgaattctctgatgagAATCAAGATTTGATTTGGTGCTGAAATAGTTTCCACATTCACCGCAGTGAAAGTGTTTGTGGTCTCTGTGCTCTTGTGAGTGACGTCTCTTCTCTTGTAAGGTAGGaaagctgatgtcacatctggtgcaggtgaagagtttctgttctgtgtgttttctctcatgtgtctctaaacgtctctgtgaactgaatgtctttccacaggtgatgcaggaaagagtttgtgctgtcagtcgctgttttgatgtagaggccgtttctccatcacaacatgaatcaccgctctcatctgaaacaaacacacaacgtTAATAATGTTTTGAACAATCTGCATCTCCAAAACTTCAACATCTGCAGACCTATGTTTTTCAGTGCATCCATTAAAGTGGAAATAACAAATAACGTGAAGTCTGCCATCTATTAAAATCTAGAAAGTAGAATCATTGTTCGAATTCTGAAACATCAATTGAAAAAAGTAATATTCAACTAGTATCAAATACAATCCAAATCTGTAATTGAGTTCACACTTTGAAATGCTTTTCAAACAGTGTTGAAGGAGTTTGAGGAAATTACAACCAGCTCTAAACAGATTTCACTTCAACATGATAAAGAGGATTCATCTAGGGACCGACACGGATTAAAGAGACACATGGTCAGAATAGGCCTTCAGCAAAGACGTCTGTATAAACATTATATCATCCCACCATTTGGTTATTTCGACTGTAGG
This sequence is a window from Triplophysa rosa linkage group LG4, Trosa_1v2, whole genome shotgun sequence. Protein-coding genes within it:
- the LOC130552918 gene encoding gastrula zinc finger protein xLCGF3.1-like, which produces MCSVTLMDCGKLMETRKQTTAEEEEDHTDEEEDDDVIASDESGDSCCDGETASTSKQRLTAQTLSCITCGKTFSSQRRLETHERKHTEQKLFTCTRCDISFPTLQEKRRHSQEHRDHKHFHCGECGNYFSTKSNLDSHQRIHTGEKPHTCPHCDKRFGRKTHLKRHVRIHTDERPYECSDCGKGFRDSGCLKSHQKIHSEEKLYQCSHCDKRFRHKFQLRPHERTHTGEKPYLCSHCGKSFSTPSSISVHQAVHTGEKPHQCSVCEKSFSRLDILLNHQRTHTGEKLHKCSQCDRIFARLDVLKLHERVHTGEKPYHCSICGERFTQLGSLRAHQKKHAEEQTALESS